Sequence from the Oikeobacillus pervagus genome:
GTCCCTACATCTTTTACAGCATATACAACCGTATTTAATTGTTCTGTTTTCTTTTGAACATCTTCTGCAAGTTCATTGGTCTTATGCAATAAATCAGCTGTTTCTTTCGTAACCCCTTGAAGTTGTCCTTCTAAACTATCCAATGTCTTTGAAACACTGTTTAATGTAGTGCTAACAGATTTTAAAGTGGTAGACAGATTGATGACTAATATTAAAAATGCCAATGCAATTACAGCTACGCTTACATATAATATAATAATCATTTAATATACACCTCCACCAGTTGCTCGATTATCCCTTTGGATGATTATTCCTTCGTTTTATCATATGATATTTATTTATTTCCCTCAAGATTAAACTATTAAACAACCGTAACTTCCCTTAAAAATAAGGAATCTTTTTGACATTTTCTTGAAATGTCAAAAAACACGCCGAATAGCCGACGTGTTTTCAAGATGTCTCTCCAAAAACAGACAGATTATAAAGTTGCTTTTAATACTTCTTCATATGCTTTTTGGAACTTTTGAATATCTCCAGCTCCCATAAAAATCAAAACCGCGTCCTCATGTTTTAATAATGGAGAGGTATCGTTCTCTGTTAAGATCTTCGATGACTCGATTTTCTCCTGTAAATCGACAATCGATAATTTCCCATGGTTTTCACGAGCCGACCCGAAAATATCACATAAATATACAGCATCTGCTGTACTTAAACTTTGAGCAAAATCAGCTAAAAAAGTTTGCGTTCTTGTAAATGTATGAGGTTGGAAGATACATACAATATCTTTTCCAGGGTATTTTTGTCTTGCTGCATTAATCGTCGCTTTAATTTCTGTTGGATGGTGAGCATAGTCATCAATAATGATTTGAGTTCCCATCACTTTTTCAGAAAAACGTCGTTTGACGCCCGGGAAGGTTTGTAAGTATTCTTGAATAATATCCGTATCGATATTTTCATAATGACAAAGGGCTATAACGGCCAATGTATTTAATATGTTATGATCACCAAATGTCGGGATATGGAAAGTTGAATAAAATGTATTTCGTACGAATACATCAAATGTCGTACCGGTTGTGCTTCTTTCTATATTACGAGCTTGGAAATCATTTTCCTCATCAAATCCAAAAAAGACAACAGGAACTTGAGCCTGTATTTTTTGAAGCTGCTCATCATCTCCACAGG
This genomic interval carries:
- the murC gene encoding UDP-N-acetylmuramate--L-alanine ligase, yielding MSIYHFVGIKGSGMSALAQILYQMDYDVQGSDVEKYFFTQKALEENGIPILPFQRSNIKPGMIVIAGNAFPDTHEEIDEAIKLGIPVVRYHTFLGDFIKKFISVAVTGSHGKTSTTGLLSHVISGAKPTSFLIGDGTGKGEKDATYFVFEACEYRRHFLSYFPDYAIMTNIDFDHPDYFANIDDVYSAFQEMAMQVNKAIFACGDDEQLQKIQAQVPVVFFGFDEENDFQARNIERSTTGTTFDVFVRNTFYSTFHIPTFGDHNILNTLAVIALCHYENIDTDIIQEYLQTFPGVKRRFSEKVMGTQIIIDDYAHHPTEIKATINAARQKYPGKDIVCIFQPHTFTRTQTFLADFAQSLSTADAVYLCDIFGSARENHGKLSIVDLQEKIESSKILTENDTSPLLKHEDAVLIFMGAGDIQKFQKAYEEVLKATL
- a CDS encoding DUF948 domain-containing protein, with the protein product MIIILYVSVAVIALAFLILVINLSTTLKSVSTTLNSVSKTLDSLEGQLQGVTKETADLLHKTNELAEDVQKKTEQLNTVVYAVKDVGTTIQTLNNSVKKVTMNVSSQVENNQDKISQAVQWGSVVKQIVDKFKAKKNHPIIEDDTSIQKQPVRSDGTE